Proteins encoded within one genomic window of Triticum aestivum cultivar Chinese Spring chromosome 2D, IWGSC CS RefSeq v2.1, whole genome shotgun sequence:
- the LOC123054607 gene encoding nucleolin 2, with protein MGKSSKKSAVEVAPAAGLVPGGKSGKKGKRNAEDDIEKAVSAKKQKTAPEKAVPVKNDLKVKKKLPPKKVESSSSDEDSSESEDEVMVQPKKAAPSAKQESSSDSSDESSSDDEPAKKPATASKKPAALASNGSKKVKSDSSSSDSSSDEDVMVPPKKAAQSAKQESSSEGSDESSSDDEPAKKPAAASKKPAAKTEDSDSSSSDEDEDMLPAKAPATAKKIEESSESSDSESSDSEKPATEVKNSVVATAQKKNQDGSDSDSDDSSDEDMATKKPVAKKVVESSESSDSDSEEEDTTAKPVQSSKAGKKGKESSDSSDSDSDSDSEEDTTAKTVSVKKEESSGSSDSDSDSDSDEPAKSTIPAKRPLTTEKKSEHSKDDSDDSSDESDEEEPPQKKPKDSSSGAAKPVSKAAKKESSDDDDSSEESSDSDEEKSKSVSVAKPKQNEPKTPASSGQATTGSKTLFVGNLSYNVETEQVKQFFGEAGEVMDIRFATADDGSFKGFAHVEFATTEAAQKAYELNGGDLAGRPVRLDFARERGAITPGSGRDNSSFKKPGQSNTAFVRGFDSSLGEEEIRSSLQGHFSSCGDIRRVSIPKDYDTGASKGIAYIEFDDISSLPKALELNGSNIGEGLSLFVDEAKPRADNRDGADSGNRSAGRFNGGGGRRGRFDGGGGRRGGRFDGGAGRRGGGRFGRGDRGGRSDRGRGRGGAPPRQSAGTPSAGKKITFGDD; from the exons ATGGGCAAGTCGAGCAAGAAGTCTGCTGTTGAGGTTGCACCTGCCGCTGGGCTGGTCCCAGGTGGAAAATCTGGAAAGAAAG GCAAGAGGAATGCGGAAGATGACATCGAGAAGGCTGTCAGTGCCAAGAAGCAGAAAACTGCCCCTGAGAAGGCCGTGCCTGTGAAGAATGATCTTAAAGTCAAGAAGAAGCTCCCTCCAAAGAAGGTCGAGAGCAGCAGTTCTGATGAGGATTCTTCAGAATCCGAAGATGAG GTGATGGTTCAACCAAAGAAGGCTGCACCGTCTGCTAAACAGGAGTCCAGCTCTGATAGCAGCGATGAGAGCAGTTCTGATGACGAACCTGCAAAAAAGCCTGCTACTGCTTCAAAGAAACCTGCTGCACTTGCTAGCAATGGTTCAAAGAAAGTCAAGTCTGACAGCAGCAGCTCTGACAGCAGCTCCGATGAGGAT GTGATGGTCCCACCCAAGAAGGCTGCACAATCTGCTAAACAGGAGTCCAGCTCTGAAGGTAGTGATGAGAGCAGCTCCGATGATGAACCTGCAAAGAAACCTGCTGCCGCTTCAAAGAAACCTGCTGCAAAGACTGAAGATTCAGATAGCAGCAGCTCTGATGAGGATGAA GATATGCTTCCCGCTAAAGCACCAGCAACAGCCAAGAAGATTGAAGAATCCAGTGAAAGTTCTGATTCTGAAAGCTCTGACTCTGAG AAGCCAGCTACTGAAGTGAAGAATTCTGTGGTTGCCACTGCACAAAAGAAAAACCAGGACGGCTCTGACAGTGATTCTGATGATTCATCAGATGAG GATATGGCCACTAAAAAACCAGTAGCCAAGAAAGTGGTAGAATCCAGTGAAAGTTCTGATTCTGACTCTGAGGAGGAG GATACCACTGCTAAACCAGTTCAATCTTCCAAGGCTGGTAAGAAGGGCAAAGAATCTAGTGATAGCTCAGATTCTGACTCAGATTCAGATTCTGAAGAA GATACCACCGCTAAAACAGTCTCTGTAAAGAAAGAAGAATCTAGTGGCAGCTCAGATAGTGACTCGGATTCAGATTCTGATGAA CCAGCAAAATCTACTATTCCTGCGAAGAGGCCTCTGACAACAGAGAAAAAGAGTGAACAT TCCAAGGATGATTCTGATGATAGTTCTGATGAGAgtgatgaggaagagcctccacaaAAGAAGCCTAAG GATTCATCTTCTGGTGCTGCCAAGCCAGTCTCTAAGGCTGCCAAGAAAGAAAGCAGTGATGATGATGACAGTTCTGAAGAGAGCTCTGACAGTGATGAGGAAAAGAGTAAATCGGTGTCAGTGGCAAAACCCAAGCAGAACGAA CCAAAAACTCCTGCCAGCAGTGGTCAAGCTACTACTGGGTCAAAGACCCTTTTTGTTGGGAATCTGTCATACAATGTGGAGACTGAACAAGT GAAGCAATTTTTTGGGGAGGCTGGTGAGGTTATGGATATTCGTTTTGCTACCGCTGATGATGGGAGCTTCAAGGGTTTTGCACATGTTGAATTTGCTACAACTGAAGCTGCTCAAAAG GCATACGAATTAAATGGAGGAGATTTGGCGGGGAGGCCTGTCAGGCTTGATTTTGCTCGTGAGCGAGGCGCTATTACTCCTGGCAGCGG GAGGGACAATAGTTCTTTCAAGAAGCCTGGTCAAAGCAATACCGCTTTTGTTAGAGGATTTGATTCATCTCTTGGGGAGGAAGAG ATCCGAAGCTCGCTTCAAGGGCATTTTAGCTCATGTGGAGATATTAGAAGAGTTTCAATCCCAAAGGATTATGATACTGGCGCAAGCAAAGG GATAGCGTACATAGAATTTGATGACATCAGTTCTTTGCCCAAAGCGCTCGAGCTGAACGGGTCTAACATTGGAGAAGGCTTAAGCTTGTTTGTTGATGAAGCCAAGCCTAGGGCTGATAACAGAGATGGCGCTGATAGTGGTAACAGGAGCGCAGGAAGATTTAATGGGGGCGGGGGCCGCAGAGGAAGATTTGACGGGGGCGGGGGCCGCAGAGGTGGAAGGTTTGACGGGGGTGCGGGCCGCAGAGGTGGTGGAAGATTTGGCCGGGGTGACAGAGGCGGCCGGAGTGACAGGGGCcgtggtcggggtggtgcacccccCAGGCAGAGTGCTGGCACACCTAGTGCAG GGAAGAAGATAACTTTCGGTGATGACTGA